A DNA window from Acetobacter aceti NBRC 14818 contains the following coding sequences:
- the pgl gene encoding 6-phosphogluconolactonase produces MAGHDVMTAQEVVLETSDAVAQYVADFLLEKACAAQGVFRIALSGGSTPRKLYALMAKAGYAERFPWNRTEFFYGDDRFVPADSPDSNRGMVQSILFDHVPVPAKNIHPMPDSGEPDDAARAYQADLQQAYGADTLIAGKPLFDVVLLGLGENGHTASLFPRQPVLEEKTRWVASCVPDDAPHTRLTLTYPAIASSQHVLFLVTGTSKADVLRGVRAGDPAEPASHIRSDGEIVWIIDKGAAGQAEGKTGR; encoded by the coding sequence ATGGCTGGACATGATGTGATGACGGCACAGGAAGTCGTGCTGGAAACCTCCGATGCCGTGGCGCAGTATGTGGCTGATTTCCTTCTGGAAAAAGCTTGTGCTGCACAGGGTGTGTTTCGTATCGCGCTTTCCGGTGGCTCTACTCCGCGCAAACTTTACGCGCTCATGGCGAAAGCCGGTTATGCCGAGCGGTTTCCCTGGAATCGGACAGAGTTCTTTTACGGGGACGACCGTTTCGTCCCGGCTGACTCTCCTGACAGCAACCGCGGTATGGTGCAGTCGATCCTGTTCGACCATGTTCCTGTCCCGGCGAAGAACATCCATCCAATGCCGGATAGCGGCGAACCGGACGACGCCGCTCGCGCGTATCAAGCGGATCTTCAACAGGCTTACGGTGCAGACACGCTCATTGCTGGCAAACCGCTCTTTGATGTGGTGCTGCTCGGTTTGGGTGAGAACGGTCATACAGCCTCTCTCTTTCCACGACAGCCGGTTCTGGAAGAGAAGACACGGTGGGTTGCGTCCTGCGTGCCGGACGATGCGCCCCATACGCGGCTGACACTGACCTATCCGGCGATTGCGTCCAGTCAGCATGTGCTGTTTCTCGTGACGGGAACATCCAAGGCGGACGTGCTTCGTGGGGTTCGTGCAGGAGACCCGGCTGAGCCAGCCAGCCATATCCGCTCGGATGGTGAGATTGTGTGGATTATCGACAAGGGCGCTGCAGGGCAGGCCGAGGGGAAAACGGGACGATGA
- a CDS encoding Cof-type HAD-IIB family hydrolase, whose protein sequence is MKVDDIARHDAKPAPTDHVRLVVTDMDGTLLTPEKQVARSSVEMIDRLRAAGVAVCLVSSRAPVGIERYHQALNLNTPYAAMNGAVVRDGQGKTLSTLTLPVEAVKATIDMLDVHEVDGWLFCGSDWIVKDETAGYVPHEQKVLGLAPIVTKDFGPWEDKVGKITGSSADYDLLGRLEGEIGQMLEGQASVACSAQYYLDITPLNANKGYALCEIGRQLGVEPHEIACLGDMQNDVPMFDIVGLSIAMGNATAEVASHAHFTTDTNDNEGWAKAVERWILPRVGGNAS, encoded by the coding sequence GTGAAAGTTGATGATATCGCCAGACATGATGCGAAGCCTGCGCCGACGGATCACGTCCGTCTCGTGGTGACGGACATGGACGGCACGCTTCTGACACCGGAGAAACAGGTTGCGCGGAGCAGTGTCGAGATGATCGACAGGCTCCGCGCTGCCGGTGTGGCGGTATGCCTTGTCAGCAGTCGTGCACCTGTGGGGATCGAGCGGTATCATCAGGCATTGAATCTCAACACACCGTACGCCGCCATGAATGGCGCTGTCGTGCGGGATGGTCAGGGTAAAACCCTGTCCACGCTCACCCTGCCCGTTGAGGCGGTGAAGGCGACCATCGACATGCTGGACGTCCATGAAGTCGATGGCTGGCTGTTCTGTGGTTCCGACTGGATCGTCAAGGACGAGACGGCGGGCTATGTGCCTCATGAGCAGAAAGTGCTTGGTCTTGCTCCGATCGTGACCAAAGACTTCGGTCCTTGGGAGGATAAGGTCGGCAAGATTACTGGCTCCAGCGCGGATTATGACCTTCTGGGGCGTCTTGAAGGTGAGATTGGTCAGATGCTGGAAGGACAGGCCAGTGTCGCGTGTTCGGCTCAGTATTATCTGGATATCACGCCGCTCAATGCCAATAAGGGTTACGCTCTGTGTGAAATTGGACGGCAGCTGGGTGTCGAGCCGCATGAGATTGCCTGCCTCGGTGACATGCAGAACGATGTGCCGATGTTTGACATCGTCGGTCTGTCGATCGCCATGGGCAATGCGACGGCGGAGGTCGCCTCACATGCGCATTTCACGACGGATACGAATGACAACGAAGGCTGGGCGAAAGCGGTTGAGCGGTGGATCCTTCCACGGGTCGGCGGTAACGCTTCCTGA
- the gnd gene encoding phosphogluconate dehydrogenase (NAD(+)-dependent, decarboxylating), whose translation MQIGIIGLGRMGGNIAVRLTRHGHDVVVYDRDVTTVQKVVERAEGGHAIGAVSEADLVSKLTGDTKVVWLMLPAGEITEAAVQSVGGLLGKGDILIDGGNTYYKDDLRRAAALKTKGVDYVDVGTSGGVWGLERGYCMMFGGSKEAAAYIDPILSALAPGKGDIPPTPDRDRAGLDPRAEQGYLHCGPAGSGHFVKMVHNGIEYGMMQAFAEGFDVMKSKNSPLLAEDERFDLNMADIAEVWRRGSVVSSWLLDLTAEAMAKNGELSEFSGEVQDSGEGRWTIEAAIEEAVPVPVMTAALFTRFRSRSGNTYGEKVLSAMRFGFGGHVEKK comes from the coding sequence ATGCAGATCGGAATCATTGGCCTCGGCCGTATGGGTGGCAACATTGCGGTCCGTCTGACCCGTCATGGGCATGATGTGGTGGTGTATGACCGCGATGTCACCACGGTGCAGAAGGTCGTGGAGCGTGCCGAGGGTGGTCATGCTATCGGTGCGGTGAGTGAGGCCGATCTGGTGTCGAAGCTGACGGGCGACACAAAGGTCGTCTGGCTGATGCTGCCCGCCGGCGAGATCACCGAAGCGGCTGTTCAGTCCGTTGGTGGGCTGCTCGGCAAAGGCGATATCCTCATTGATGGTGGCAACACCTATTACAAGGACGATCTGCGCCGTGCCGCCGCTCTGAAAACAAAGGGCGTGGACTACGTCGATGTTGGCACGTCCGGCGGCGTATGGGGTCTGGAGCGCGGCTACTGCATGATGTTCGGCGGCTCGAAAGAGGCTGCTGCTTATATCGACCCGATCCTCAGCGCACTGGCTCCCGGCAAGGGCGATATTCCCCCGACACCGGACCGTGACCGCGCTGGCCTCGATCCCCGCGCCGAGCAGGGCTATCTGCATTGTGGCCCAGCCGGTTCAGGTCATTTTGTGAAAATGGTCCATAACGGCATCGAGTACGGCATGATGCAGGCCTTCGCGGAAGGCTTTGACGTCATGAAAAGCAAAAACTCGCCGCTTCTGGCAGAAGACGAGCGCTTCGATCTGAACATGGCCGATATTGCCGAAGTCTGGCGTCGTGGCAGCGTCGTGTCCTCCTGGCTGCTGGATCTGACGGCCGAAGCTATGGCGAAAAACGGTGAACTGTCCGAGTTCAGCGGCGAAGTTCAGGATTCCGGTGAGGGTCGCTGGACGATTGAAGCAGCCATTGAGGAAGCGGTTCCCGTGCCGGTGATGACGGCGGCGCTGTTCACGCGCTTCCGGTCGCGCAGCGGAAACACCTATGGCGAGAAAGTGCTTTCCGCCATGCGGTTCGGCTTTGGTGGTCACGTCGAAAAGAAATAA